A DNA window from Microcystis aeruginosa NIES-843 contains the following coding sequences:
- a CDS encoding aldolase/citrate lyase family protein, whose protein sequence is MNCLEKKMVQLLRELREDHHVSGVKAEFETEGTRLTEAMRLKEISLKAGVDFNLKIAGCEAIRDIFDGVNLGVDRLIAPMVETAYALQKYLRAARRVLADQGVEDVELLVNIETITACENFQEMLAIPEIKSLHGIVIGRMDLACSLGLTRQDVNSEQVLALALPLAKKAKAAGLTVAIGGGVSLHSLPFFKMFCQGHFDRFETRKVIFDCPQALDNFSLALPKAIEFELLWLENKKNYYGAIVREDDRRLEILHNLLFG, encoded by the coding sequence ATGAATTGCTTAGAAAAAAAAATGGTGCAACTGTTAAGAGAACTCAGGGAAGATCACCATGTTTCGGGGGTAAAAGCGGAATTCGAGACGGAAGGAACCCGATTGACGGAAGCGATGCGGTTGAAAGAAATTAGTCTGAAAGCGGGGGTAGATTTTAATCTGAAAATCGCCGGTTGCGAAGCGATCAGAGATATCTTTGATGGGGTTAATTTAGGAGTCGATCGCTTGATTGCTCCCATGGTAGAAACAGCCTACGCTTTACAAAAATATCTGCGGGCAGCCAGGAGGGTTTTAGCTGACCAAGGGGTGGAAGATGTGGAGCTATTAGTTAATATCGAAACGATTACAGCCTGTGAGAATTTTCAGGAAATGTTGGCGATTCCAGAGATAAAATCTCTCCATGGTATCGTCATCGGACGGATGGATTTAGCCTGTTCTTTGGGATTAACCCGTCAGGATGTGAATAGCGAGCAAGTTTTGGCTCTGGCTTTACCTTTGGCAAAAAAAGCTAAGGCTGCCGGTTTGACTGTTGCCATTGGGGGTGGGGTGTCACTGCATTCTTTACCGTTTTTCAAAATGTTCTGCCAAGGACATTTTGACCGCTTCGAGACGCGCAAAGTTATCTTTGATTGTCCCCAAGCTTTGGATAATTTCAGTTTAGCTTTGCCAAAGGCGATCGAGTTTGAATTACTCTGGCTAGAGAATAAAAAAAATTATTATGGTGCTATTGTCCGTGAAGATGACCGGCGTTTAGAAATCCTCCATAATTTACTTTTTGGTTAA
- a CDS encoding polysaccharide biosynthesis/export family protein, giving the protein MLNKFLPVSLFRTGAIALSGLSLTGLLWVIHSERLKAQGPLSIPQTQPGAGLEFLPPQPPNPTFPENTIPPAGYSPPVYSPNNPQSRQIQTYRLDIGDQITVSVPDFPEFNSTGPVDPDGNFLVPILGRIPVLGLTLDEVQTKIRLELGRKYLREEPEVIAVLTTARPVQLTILGEVQRPGFYSIAPNTSLAQVILAAGGGTPRADLRSILVRRVLVDGTVLEEKLDLYTPLIKGERLPDLRLQGGDAVIVSKLEVGQETGYNRTLVARTTLAQQNITVRVLAPSIPSGISLRNVSIPNGSSFLDVVASLPVSDRLRINVNEVSLLRFDSAKGGIVSQTLSPIAAVRGDISQNVPLEDQDVIIVTRTLLGEIFAAFNIITQPIRDISSFTNTILDFGNQFNNFQ; this is encoded by the coding sequence ATGCTCAACAAGTTTTTGCCAGTTAGTTTATTCAGAACCGGGGCCATAGCCTTATCAGGGTTGAGTCTGACAGGGTTATTATGGGTAATTCACTCCGAGAGACTCAAGGCCCAGGGTCCTTTGTCCATACCCCAGACTCAACCAGGAGCCGGGTTGGAATTTTTGCCCCCCCAACCCCCTAATCCCACCTTTCCTGAAAACACGATTCCCCCCGCTGGCTACAGTCCTCCGGTTTACTCTCCCAATAATCCCCAATCCCGACAAATTCAGACCTATCGACTCGATATCGGCGATCAAATTACTGTCTCGGTTCCCGATTTTCCCGAATTTAATTCCACAGGGCCAGTGGATCCCGATGGGAATTTTCTGGTGCCGATTTTAGGGCGTATTCCGGTGCTGGGCTTGACTTTAGACGAAGTGCAAACTAAGATCCGCCTCGAATTGGGGAGAAAATACCTGCGGGAGGAACCGGAAGTGATTGCGGTTTTAACCACTGCCCGGCCCGTCCAGTTAACCATTCTGGGAGAGGTACAGCGGCCGGGGTTTTATAGTATTGCTCCTAATACTTCCCTAGCACAGGTAATTTTGGCGGCGGGGGGTGGCACTCCCAGAGCCGATCTGCGTTCGATCCTTGTCCGTCGGGTTTTAGTCGATGGTACAGTGTTAGAGGAGAAACTTGACCTTTATACTCCCTTAATTAAAGGGGAACGCTTGCCAGATCTGCGTCTGCAAGGGGGCGATGCCGTGATTGTTTCCAAGTTAGAAGTCGGCCAAGAGACGGGATATAATCGCACACTGGTGGCTAGAACCACCCTCGCCCAGCAGAATATCACCGTCAGGGTTTTAGCTCCCTCAATTCCTTCAGGAATTTCCCTGAGAAATGTTTCGATTCCTAATGGCAGTAGCTTCCTTGATGTAGTGGCTAGTTTACCGGTTTCCGATCGCCTGCGGATTAATGTCAATGAAGTGTCCCTGCTCCGTTTTGATAGTGCCAAAGGGGGAATTGTTAGTCAAACTTTGAGTCCGATAGCGGCAGTTAGGGGAGATATCTCCCAAAATGTCCCCTTAGAAGATCAGGACGTAATTATCGTCACCCGCACCCTATTAGGGGAGATTTTCGCCGCTTTTAATATTATTACCCAACCCATCCGGGATATTTCCAGTTTTACCAATACAATTCTCGACTTTGGCAATCAATTCAATAACTTCCAATAA
- a CDS encoding DUF3598 family protein, whose amino-acid sequence MLSQWECLLKNLGQWQGSFTRLSPQGDLIEDTPTLVSLQGVNNNRSIRQLVRRLYSDRVPEDLILEYSSLHQGILFSQTGAFCQGSLYFSSFSSQFGAEFGLISGERRLRIVQLFNERCEFDRLTLIREKLVDSQSPERPMLSVEQLLGQWRGQAVTTGRDFYNSPAYSTHVSIERQGDNYLSQTLTFGDSQITSSARIEGQRLLFENSPLPIQILLLPDGASCNTPLKITAGHRFVLEVGWLLSPTQRQRLIRSYNEKGEWTGITLVTEEKESY is encoded by the coding sequence ATGCTCTCCCAGTGGGAATGTTTACTAAAAAATCTCGGTCAATGGCAAGGTTCTTTTACCCGTCTGTCTCCCCAAGGCGATCTGATCGAAGATACCCCGACTTTGGTATCTTTGCAAGGCGTTAATAATAATCGATCAATTCGTCAATTGGTCCGCCGTCTCTACAGCGATCGAGTGCCAGAAGATTTGATTTTAGAGTATAGTTCTCTCCATCAGGGTATTCTATTTAGCCAGACGGGAGCTTTTTGCCAAGGTTCTCTATATTTTAGTAGTTTTTCCTCACAATTCGGGGCAGAATTTGGGTTAATCTCTGGAGAAAGACGATTAAGAATCGTACAGTTATTTAATGAGCGCTGTGAGTTCGATCGCTTGACTTTAATTCGGGAAAAGTTAGTGGATTCTCAGTCACCAGAAAGACCGATGTTATCGGTGGAGCAATTACTGGGTCAATGGCGAGGACAGGCGGTGACAACGGGACGCGATTTTTATAATTCTCCTGCCTATTCTACCCATGTATCGATCGAGCGTCAGGGGGATAATTATCTCTCGCAAACTTTGACTTTTGGCGATAGTCAAATTACTTCTAGCGCTCGTATTGAGGGACAAAGATTGTTGTTTGAAAATAGTCCGCTGCCGATTCAAATCCTGCTGCTGCCCGATGGAGCCTCCTGTAATACACCTCTGAAAATTACTGCCGGTCATCGTTTTGTTTTAGAGGTGGGTTGGTTACTTTCTCCTACTCAAAGACAGCGCTTAATTCGTTCTTATAACGAGAAGGGAGAATGGACAGGTATTACTCTGGTGACAGAGGAAAAAGAAAGCTATTAG
- a CDS encoding GumC family protein codes for MALPIVKRFLISLDQNKFVGIFVFLVCLGGSVIFALLPDPEKPPTFYRAVGQLAYRVPPPAFTSTGSQLQEQGRAIDRDLLLSPRVLVSAAKKLQFNQEQIVEIRDRDLKITFPGEAEGQKNNTNRSTGTDQPQEILLELTADSQAKAELILETLMKEMVEYSRWLNTSQLRARIEALSVRLNEVQKDLTRAEEKFYRYISTQGSDLLAIQDGSLFTAITSSQQQQREIRLELQGIQGQINSLSEQLDLTPDQAYTSSALSADPIIASIRAQILDTETQLERLQKDLRPEHPTVVKLRKQQEVNESLLQKRAAEVIGKDGILTDLPSSRIRQQSNLDATRQQLAAQLVTLQTQREGLMKQLESLVTQEQQLRSQYEKFPDKQLQQARLTQAVAFQRGIYENILNALVDAQAAEAETVGSLTVAQTPVAQPIEQVFNRKNRTLILLVGAGLGTLAGLGTILLLAVIDDRLHSPQELREALVSRDILLLGQLPIVRNLEGEEIEPILADANANYLPYYERLRSTLRLVGGGETVKVVVVTSITGGEGKTATAYNLAIAASLAGRRTLLVEGDLRSPSKAEEIGVTPDPNSFREPLLYYGAKSKSIRLAPNIENLSILPSPGPQKQAAAIIESSELQLILKDSRGRFDLVIVDTPSLSSCNDALLLEELADGIILVTRQAITRSSLLSEATDQLIEAEVKILGAVINYVDITPTLNTAEPELPPLIVPPTQEKTETEEVKVEV; via the coding sequence ATGGCTCTACCAATTGTTAAACGATTTCTCATCTCGCTAGATCAGAACAAATTTGTGGGAATATTCGTCTTCCTCGTCTGTTTAGGTGGTTCTGTGATCTTTGCTCTCCTACCCGATCCTGAGAAACCCCCCACCTTTTATCGGGCGGTGGGACAATTGGCCTACCGGGTGCCGCCGCCAGCTTTTACCAGTACAGGAAGCCAACTGCAAGAACAAGGGCGGGCTATTGACCGCGATTTACTGCTGTCTCCCCGGGTATTGGTCAGTGCCGCCAAAAAATTGCAATTTAATCAGGAACAGATCGTTGAAATTCGCGATCGAGATTTGAAAATCACCTTCCCCGGTGAAGCGGAGGGACAAAAAAATAATACCAATCGGTCTACAGGAACCGACCAACCCCAAGAGATACTTTTAGAGTTAACGGCCGACTCCCAGGCCAAGGCGGAGTTAATTCTCGAAACCTTGATGAAGGAAATGGTGGAATACAGTCGCTGGCTGAATACTTCCCAGTTACGGGCCCGCATAGAAGCTCTCAGTGTCCGACTTAACGAAGTCCAAAAAGATTTAACCAGAGCCGAAGAAAAGTTTTATCGCTACATTAGTACCCAGGGTTCAGATTTATTGGCGATTCAAGATGGGAGTTTATTCACCGCTATCACCAGTAGTCAACAGCAACAGCGAGAAATTCGCCTAGAACTGCAAGGCATTCAAGGACAGATTAATAGTCTGAGTGAACAACTCGATTTAACCCCCGATCAAGCTTACACCTCCTCGGCCCTTAGTGCCGACCCGATTATTGCCAGTATCCGAGCGCAGATCTTGGACACGGAAACCCAATTGGAGCGACTACAGAAGGATTTACGTCCCGAACATCCCACCGTAGTTAAATTACGCAAACAACAGGAAGTTAACGAATCTCTCTTACAAAAAAGAGCCGCCGAGGTGATCGGAAAAGATGGCATCCTGACCGATCTTCCCAGCAGTCGCATCCGTCAGCAAAGTAATCTCGATGCCACCCGTCAACAACTAGCGGCTCAATTAGTCACCCTGCAAACCCAGCGCGAGGGTTTAATGAAACAATTAGAATCCTTAGTGACTCAGGAACAGCAATTACGCTCCCAATACGAGAAATTCCCCGATAAACAGCTACAGCAAGCTCGTTTAACCCAAGCCGTCGCCTTTCAACGGGGTATCTACGAGAATATTCTCAATGCTCTGGTGGATGCTCAGGCTGCAGAAGCGGAAACCGTGGGTAGTCTCACCGTCGCCCAAACGCCAGTTGCTCAACCGATCGAACAGGTGTTTAACCGCAAGAATCGTACCTTGATTCTCTTGGTGGGTGCTGGTTTGGGAACTTTAGCCGGATTGGGTACGATTCTCCTGTTAGCAGTGATCGATGATCGCCTGCACAGTCCCCAAGAATTGCGGGAAGCTTTGGTTAGTCGGGATATACTACTCTTAGGACAATTGCCCATTGTCCGGAATTTAGAGGGCGAGGAAATCGAGCCGATTCTCGCCGATGCTAATGCCAATTATCTCCCCTACTACGAACGTTTACGCAGTACCCTGCGACTTGTGGGCGGCGGCGAAACGGTGAAAGTGGTTGTTGTCACCAGCATTACTGGCGGAGAGGGGAAAACCGCCACTGCCTATAATCTGGCGATTGCAGCATCTTTAGCGGGCCGACGGACTCTGTTAGTCGAAGGAGATCTGAGAAGTCCCTCTAAGGCCGAAGAAATCGGAGTCACTCCCGATCCCAATTCTTTCCGAGAACCCCTACTTTACTACGGGGCAAAAAGTAAATCGATCCGGCTGGCCCCAAATATAGAAAACCTTTCCATTTTGCCTAGTCCCGGTCCGCAAAAACAAGCGGCAGCCATCATTGAATCGAGCGAATTACAATTAATTCTCAAAGATTCTCGCGGCCGTTTCGATCTGGTGATTGTCGATACTCCTTCTCTGTCTAGCTGTAATGATGCGCTGCTCTTAGAAGAACTAGCGGACGGGATTATTCTGGTAACGCGCCAGGCGATAACTCGTTCTAGTCTCTTGAGTGAGGCAACTGACCAGTTAATAGAAGCGGAAGTGAAAATTTTAGGGGCGGTGATTAACTACGTCGATATTACACCAACTCTCAACACCGCCGAACCGGAACTGCCGCCTTTGATAGTCCCCCCAACACAGGAAAAAACAGAGACAGAGGAAGTGAAAGTGGAGGTATAA
- a CDS encoding cyanoexosortase B system-associated protein, translating into MISQKIPAEVTLVLDKVKKKLPGNYLVLLCLLLLLILGGILPNLISGQWSWVDQPRISNMQKMLALQESGIKFSDLKTIDQIQGEIGEGKWSVQVVETPEGKRITVLLKPQVYYKNQPGLEWSDITSISRWNQGETTELLIPTQSGGKATARFYRAWTKNTFAVVQWYAWLGGGHYDPSVWYWLDQWAQLKRQRVPWIAVSLMIPLDPTKELQTLTPFALNLAKEVQSNLEQNVLSQLTSLPETKKEK; encoded by the coding sequence ATGATTAGTCAAAAAATTCCAGCCGAGGTAACTTTAGTGTTAGATAAAGTCAAAAAAAAGCTCCCGGGTAATTATTTAGTGCTGTTGTGCCTGCTGCTGCTATTGATTTTAGGGGGTATCTTGCCCAATTTAATTTCTGGCCAGTGGTCTTGGGTGGATCAACCGAGAATCAGTAATATGCAGAAAATGCTGGCCCTACAAGAATCGGGAATCAAGTTCTCTGACCTGAAAACCATCGACCAGATCCAAGGTGAAATCGGTGAGGGAAAATGGTCGGTACAAGTGGTGGAAACTCCTGAAGGCAAGAGGATCACCGTGCTTTTAAAGCCACAGGTTTACTATAAAAATCAACCGGGATTAGAATGGTCGGATATCACTTCGATTAGTCGTTGGAATCAGGGGGAAACAACCGAGCTATTAATCCCCACCCAGTCGGGAGGAAAGGCCACGGCTCGATTCTATCGTGCCTGGACAAAAAACACCTTTGCCGTGGTGCAATGGTATGCTTGGCTAGGTGGTGGTCATTACGATCCCTCTGTTTGGTATTGGCTTGACCAATGGGCGCAATTAAAAAGACAGAGAGTACCCTGGATAGCCGTTTCCTTGATGATTCCCTTAGACCCGACCAAAGAACTGCAAACTCTCACCCCCTTTGCTCTCAATCTCGCCAAGGAAGTTCAAAGTAACTTAGAACAAAATGTCTTAAGTCAATTAACTTCTCTGCCTGAGACCAAAAAAGAAAAGTAG
- a CDS encoding cobalt-precorrin-6A reductase, with the protein MTKNKRVLILGGTGEAAALAAKIAAIPGIDAIASLAGRTREPITLTTPSRRGGFGGAAGLANYLRQEGIDCLIDATHPFAAQISFNAAQAASDCGIPRLMLSRPAWEKVSGDNWIEVENNQAAANILPGLAPRIFLTIGRQELASYAHLNNIWFLMRMIDPPAADAIVPVGKLLLERGPFSLQSERSLLQEYKIGAIVSKNSGGDATYAKIIAARELGITVVMVQRPPVPEGEKVADVKSVLAWLEKRWLS; encoded by the coding sequence ATGACTAAAAATAAAAGAGTGCTGATTTTAGGGGGAACGGGGGAAGCGGCGGCATTAGCGGCTAAAATTGCGGCAATTCCGGGCATAGATGCCATCGCTTCTTTGGCAGGTCGCACGAGAGAACCGATTACTCTCACAACTCCTTCTCGCCGGGGGGGGTTTGGTGGTGCCGCCGGGTTAGCCAATTATCTGCGCCAAGAAGGCATTGATTGTTTAATTGATGCCACCCATCCCTTTGCCGCACAAATTTCCTTTAATGCCGCTCAAGCCGCCTCGGATTGTGGTATTCCTCGATTAATGTTAAGTCGTCCAGCTTGGGAAAAAGTATCTGGAGATAATTGGATTGAAGTAGAAAACAATCAAGCGGCGGCGAATATTTTACCCGGGTTAGCACCGCGGATATTTCTCACTATTGGTCGGCAAGAACTGGCCAGTTATGCACATCTAAACAATATCTGGTTTTTGATGCGGATGATTGACCCACCGGCAGCGGATGCCATCGTACCGGTTGGAAAATTATTGTTGGAACGGGGTCCTTTTTCTTTGCAGTCAGAGCGCTCTCTTTTGCAAGAATATAAGATTGGGGCGATCGTGAGTAAAAATAGCGGCGGTGATGCCACTTACGCCAAAATTATCGCCGCTAGAGAGTTGGGAATAACCGTGGTCATGGTGCAACGTCCACCTGTACCTGAAGGAGAAAAAGTGGCGGATGTTAAAAGTGTCCTGGCATGGTTAGAAAAAAGATGGCTCTCTTGA
- the panD gene encoding aspartate 1-decarboxylase, with product MGTIRLMHAKLHRVRVSEANVDYVGSITIDRELIERVGILPLEEVDVVNLSNGKRFSTYVFPGHTGEICPNGGAALLCQPGDILIIYAYEQRPRQEVLEKGHFAKVLVADAENRCQQFFEQSLIPRGDGRGVEFSSQEC from the coding sequence ATGGGAACAATTCGATTAATGCACGCCAAACTCCATCGAGTGCGCGTCAGCGAGGCTAACGTCGATTATGTCGGCAGTATCACTATCGATCGAGAATTGATTGAGCGGGTCGGTATTTTGCCCCTTGAAGAGGTGGATGTGGTCAATCTTAGCAATGGTAAGCGCTTTTCCACCTACGTTTTTCCCGGCCACACCGGGGAAATTTGCCCCAACGGTGGTGCGGCTCTGCTCTGTCAACCAGGAGATATTTTGATTATCTATGCCTACGAACAACGTCCGAGGCAAGAAGTTCTCGAAAAGGGTCATTTTGCTAAAGTTCTCGTCGCTGATGCCGAAAATCGCTGTCAGCAATTTTTTGAACAGAGCCTAATTCCCCGGGGTGATGGTCGGGGAGTGGAATTTTCTAGCCAAGAATGCTGA
- a CDS encoding family 10 glycosylhydrolase, with protein MLKKVNYLRSLSCFLAIILWSSSLGINPSLAVNDNCQLSESEIKQQENLRQTSPQEYNILLQKYAEQLRFCRSRHWLQEQAIWLRLYSCDTRPGSIESILDRIVAKGYNTVYLEVFADGQVLLPPNNNPTVWDSVIKNPGAGNVDLLAQAIEQGHKRGLKVYAWLFSLNFGYAYSLKPERQEVLARNGKGQDSTSFVDDRSQTFVDPYSNQARQDYLILLEAILQRRPDGVLFDYIRYPRGTGVDSVADNVQDLWIFSPASRQALINRGLNNKGKFLIDRYLTRGQISPHDIVEADRLYPQETAPLWQGRIPLEEEMKQSVKSRFDRLKLELWFLAVAHAAQGVIDYISYFSALVERQGIPAGAVFFPDGNRLVGNQGFDSRLQAWDSFPASLEWHPMSYANCNDTTCVVNQIKRVVASRGNQTAVIPALAGLWGQPYNNRPSLEVQMEAIRLAFPTIDSISHFAFSWQEPQFDRARRFCHK; from the coding sequence ATGTTAAAAAAAGTCAATTATCTGCGATCGCTATCCTGTTTCCTCGCTATAATCCTCTGGAGTAGTTCCCTAGGGATTAACCCTAGCCTCGCAGTCAATGATAATTGTCAACTGTCCGAATCGGAAATCAAACAACAAGAAAATCTGCGTCAAACTTCCCCCCAAGAATATAACATTTTATTGCAGAAATATGCTGAACAATTGCGCTTTTGCCGTTCCCGACACTGGTTACAGGAACAGGCAATCTGGTTACGTCTCTACTCCTGTGATACCCGTCCCGGATCGATAGAAAGTATCCTCGATCGCATCGTGGCCAAAGGTTATAATACAGTTTATCTGGAAGTTTTTGCCGATGGTCAAGTCCTATTACCTCCTAACAATAATCCCACCGTTTGGGATAGCGTGATTAAAAATCCCGGTGCGGGAAATGTGGATTTATTAGCACAGGCGATCGAACAGGGACATAAACGCGGTTTAAAGGTTTATGCTTGGTTATTTAGCCTCAATTTTGGCTATGCTTATAGCTTAAAACCCGAGCGACAGGAGGTGTTAGCACGCAATGGTAAAGGACAGGATAGCACCTCTTTTGTCGATGATCGATCCCAAACTTTTGTCGATCCCTACAGCAATCAAGCGCGACAGGATTATTTAATTCTCCTAGAAGCCATTTTACAACGTCGTCCCGATGGAGTTTTATTTGATTATATTCGCTATCCCAGAGGAACAGGAGTCGATTCCGTGGCTGATAATGTCCAAGATTTATGGATTTTTAGTCCGGCATCCCGACAAGCTTTAATTAATCGAGGATTGAATAATAAGGGCAAATTTTTAATCGATCGCTATCTGACTCGCGGCCAAATTTCCCCCCATGATATCGTCGAAGCCGATCGCCTTTATCCCCAAGAAACCGCCCCTCTTTGGCAGGGTAGAATCCCCTTAGAAGAGGAGATGAAACAATCAGTTAAAAGTCGTTTTGATCGCCTCAAATTAGAACTTTGGTTCCTAGCGGTTGCCCATGCTGCCCAGGGTGTAATTGATTATATTAGTTATTTTTCTGCCCTAGTGGAACGTCAGGGAATTCCCGCCGGGGCAGTGTTTTTTCCTGATGGAAATCGTCTTGTGGGTAATCAAGGTTTTGATTCCCGTTTACAAGCTTGGGATAGTTTTCCCGCTTCCCTAGAATGGCATCCCATGTCCTACGCTAATTGTAACGATACCACCTGTGTGGTTAATCAGATCAAAAGAGTAGTGGCAAGCAGGGGAAATCAAACTGCTGTGATCCCGGCTTTAGCGGGTTTATGGGGACAACCCTATAACAATCGTCCCTCCTTAGAAGTGCAAATGGAAGCGATTCGCCTAGCCTTTCCCACCATAGATAGTATCAGTCATTTTGCTTTTTCTTGGCAAGAACCACAATTCGATCGAGCCAGAAGATTTTGTCATAAGTAA
- a CDS encoding TRC40/GET3/ArsA family transport-energizing ATPase, which translates to MRVILMTGKGGVGKTSVAAATGLRCAELGYKTLVLSTDPAHSLADSFDLELGHDPRLVRPHLWGAELDALMELEGNWGAVKRYITQVLQARGLDGVQAEELAILPGMDEIFGLVRMKRHYDEGTYDVLIIDSAPTGTALRLLSLPEVGGWYMRRFYKPLQGMSVALRPLVEPFFRPIAGFSLPDKEVMDAPYEFYEQIEALEKVLTDNTQTSVRLVTNPEKMVIKESLRAHAYLSLYNVSTDLIIANRIIPDKVTDPFFARWKENQQGYKQEIYDNFHPLPVKEVPLYSEEMCGLPALERLKETLFAGEDPTKVYYQENTIRVVQQENHYSLELYLPGIPKEQIQLNKTGDELNIRIGNHRRNLVLPQALAALKPSGAKMEDDYLKISFSNVVKV; encoded by the coding sequence ATGCGTGTAATTCTCATGACCGGTAAAGGAGGCGTGGGTAAAACCTCCGTCGCCGCCGCTACAGGACTCCGCTGCGCCGAACTTGGCTATAAAACCCTAGTTCTCAGCACCGATCCCGCTCACTCTCTCGCTGACAGTTTCGATCTCGAATTAGGTCACGATCCTCGTTTGGTACGTCCCCATCTTTGGGGGGCAGAATTAGACGCACTAATGGAATTGGAAGGCAACTGGGGCGCAGTAAAACGTTACATTACTCAGGTATTGCAAGCTAGGGGTTTAGATGGAGTGCAAGCGGAAGAATTAGCGATTTTACCCGGAATGGATGAGATTTTCGGCTTAGTTCGCATGAAACGCCACTACGATGAGGGTACTTATGATGTGTTGATTATCGATTCCGCACCCACGGGTACAGCCTTACGATTGCTGAGTTTGCCAGAAGTGGGCGGTTGGTACATGAGAAGATTTTACAAACCTTTACAGGGAATGTCGGTGGCATTGCGACCACTGGTGGAACCCTTTTTTCGACCGATCGCCGGTTTTTCCCTACCGGACAAGGAAGTTATGGACGCTCCCTACGAGTTTTATGAGCAGATCGAGGCTTTAGAAAAGGTTTTGACCGATAATACTCAAACCTCGGTACGTTTGGTGACAAACCCCGAAAAAATGGTGATTAAGGAGTCTTTACGCGCCCATGCCTACCTAAGTCTCTATAATGTTTCCACCGATTTGATTATTGCTAATCGGATTATTCCCGACAAAGTAACCGATCCTTTCTTTGCTCGTTGGAAAGAAAATCAACAGGGTTATAAACAGGAAATTTACGATAATTTTCATCCCTTACCGGTTAAGGAAGTTCCTCTCTACTCGGAAGAAATGTGTGGTTTACCCGCTTTGGAAAGACTGAAAGAAACTCTTTTTGCTGGGGAAGATCCGACTAAGGTTTATTACCAAGAAAACACCATTCGGGTAGTTCAACAGGAAAATCATTACAGTCTGGAATTATATTTACCCGGCATACCCAAGGAACAAATACAGCTAAATAAAACTGGAGACGAGTTAAATATTCGCATCGGTAATCACCGTCGTAATTTAGTCTTACCCCAAGCTTTAGCAGCCCTGAAACCTTCCGGAGCAAAAATGGAAGATGATTACCTGAAAATCTCTTTTAGCAACGTGGTGAAAGTGTAA